One genomic window of Monodelphis domestica isolate mMonDom1 chromosome 1, mMonDom1.pri, whole genome shotgun sequence includes the following:
- the NEFL gene encoding neurofilament light polypeptide, with amino-acid sequence MSSFGYEPYYATAYKRRYASTAESPRVHISSVRSGYSSTARSAYSSYSAPASSAALSVRRSYSSSSASLLPSLESLDLSQVAAISNDLKSIRTQEKAQLQDLNDRFASFIERVHELEQQNKVLEAELLVLRQKHAEPSRFRALYEQEIRDLRLAVEDASAEKQALQGERDGLEETLRALQARYEEEVLSREDAEGRLMEARKGADEAALARAELEKRIDSLLDEIAFLKKVHEEEIAELQAQIQYAQISVEMDVSAKPDLSAALKDIRSQYEKLAAKNMQNAEEWFKSRFTVLTESAAKNTDAVRAAKDEVSESRRLLKAKTLEIEACRGMNEALEKQLQELEDKQNADISALQDTINKLENELRTTKSEMARYLKEYQDLLNVKMALDIEIAAYRKLLEGEETRLSFTSVGSLTSGYSQSSQVFGRSAYGGLQTSSYLMSARAFPSYYTSHVQEEQIEVEETIEATKAEEAKDEPPSEGEGEAEEEEKEEGEEEEGGEEEEGAKEESEEKEGEEEENGEAGEEGEEAEEEEEKKEDAAGEEAVEQKKKD; translated from the exons ATGAGCTCCTTCGGCTACGAGCCCTACTACGCCACGGCGTACAAGCGGCGCTACGCCAGCACAGCCGAGAGCCCGCGGGTGCACATCTCTTCAGTGCGCAGTGGCTACAGCAGTACAGCGCGCTCGGCCTACTCCAGCTACTCGGCGCCCGCCTCCTCGGCCGCGCTGTCCGTACGCCGCAGCTACTCGTCCAGCTCCGCGTCCCTGCTGCCCAGCTTGGAGAGCCTGGACCTGAGCCAAGTGGCGGCCATCAGCAACGACCTCAAGTCCATCCGCACGCAGGAGAAGGCGCAGCTGCAAGACCTCAATGACCGCTTCGCCAGCTTCATCGAGCGCGTCCACGAGCTAGAGCAGCAGAACAAGGTGCTGGAGGCTGAGCTGCTGGTGCTGCGGCAGAAACACGCCGAGCCATCGCGCTTCCGCGCTCTCTATGAGCAGGAGATCCGCGACCTGCGGCTCGCCGTCGAAGATGCGAGCGCCGAGAAGCAGGCGCTGCAGGGCGAGCGAGATGGCCTAGAGGAGACCCTGCGCGCGCTACAGGCGCGCTATGAGGAGGAGGTGCTGAGTCGCGAGGACGCCGAGGGACGCCTGATGGAGGCGCGCAAGGGGGCCGACGAGGCGGCCCTGGCCCGAGCCGAGCTCGAGAAGCGCATAGACAGCCTGCTCGACGAGATCGCCTTCCTCAAGAAAGTGCACGAGGAGGAGATCGCCGAGCTGCAGGCGCAGATCCAGTACGCGCAGATCTCCGTGGAAATGGACGTGTCCGCCAAGCCCGACCTGTCCGCCGCGCTCAAGGACATCCGCTCGCAGTACGAGAAGCTGGCGGCCAAGAACATGCAGAACGCGGAGGAGTGGTTCAAGAGCCGCTTTACCGTGCTCACTGAAAGCGCCGCCAAGAACACCGACGCGGTGCGCGCCGCCAAGGATGAAGTGTCGGAGAGCCGCCGCCTGCTCAAGGCCAAGACGCTGGAGATCGAGGCGTGCCGCGGCATGAATGAGGCGCTGGAGAAGCAGCTGCAGGAGCTGGAGGACAAGCAGAACGCCGACATCAGCGCCCTACAG GACACAATtaacaaactggaaaatgaatTGAGAACCACCAAAAGCGAGATGGCTCGATATCTGAAAGAATATCAAGATTTGCTTAATGTGAAGATGGCTTTGGATATTGAAATTGCAGCCTACAG GAAGTTATTGGAAGGTGAAGAGACCCGCCTGAGTTTTACCAGCGTTGGAAGCCTGACCAGTGGCTACTCCCAGAGCTCCCAGGTCTTTGGCCGCTCTGCTTACGGTGGTCTCCAGACCAGCTCCTACTTGATGTCTGCCCGTGCCTTCCCCTCTTACTATACCAGTCATGTCCAAGAAGAACAGATTGAGGTGGAAGAGACCATTGAGgcaaccaaggcagaagaagccAAAGATGAACCCCCCtctgaaggagaaggagaggcagaggaagaagagaaggaggaaggagaagaagaggaaggaggtgaAGAGGAAGAAG